From Persicobacter psychrovividus, one genomic window encodes:
- a CDS encoding alpha/beta hydrolase, with amino-acid sequence MSLKPVIRHFFTPADRFFLLIFSVSMTFSACSGPTVIAENAEGYETVFDWRERFLKPNVLKVNPKLKLLIYGAPSRDSERLKPAVIIFPGGGYKHLAVEKEGRQAALWFQQRGFIAVVCLYPLPDGDYGRSTIAACKRAVTYLYKHAEQYHINRQQIGTCGFSAGGHLCSVLNSQWSETIPIQFNILFYPVLSFEEGLAHQGSKQSWQGESEDTAFSAEKCIHADYPPTFLVHAAADPVVVAENSRRYAQGLSDYNVSNQLCILYGIDKTIAHGFGLGHRNINLQWENQLTNWLNTTLN; translated from the coding sequence ATGTCTTTAAAACCTGTTATTCGTCACTTTTTCACTCCTGCTGATCGATTTTTTTTGCTCATCTTCAGTGTCTCGATGACTTTTTCTGCTTGTAGCGGGCCAACGGTAATCGCAGAAAATGCGGAGGGTTATGAAACTGTATTCGACTGGCGTGAAAGGTTCCTCAAGCCAAATGTATTGAAGGTCAACCCTAAACTAAAACTGCTGATCTATGGCGCCCCAAGTCGGGATTCTGAACGGCTGAAACCTGCGGTTATTATCTTCCCTGGAGGCGGATACAAGCATCTTGCCGTAGAAAAGGAAGGGCGGCAGGCGGCCTTATGGTTTCAACAGCGTGGGTTTATTGCAGTTGTTTGCCTTTATCCTCTGCCTGATGGTGATTATGGACGATCAACAATAGCGGCCTGTAAACGTGCCGTAACCTATCTTTACAAGCATGCGGAGCAATACCATATCAATCGACAGCAGATCGGCACTTGTGGCTTCTCCGCAGGCGGGCATCTTTGCAGCGTTTTGAATAGTCAGTGGTCAGAAACAATACCGATTCAGTTCAACATTTTATTTTATCCTGTGCTTAGTTTTGAGGAAGGGCTTGCACATCAGGGCAGTAAACAAAGCTGGCAGGGGGAATCCGAGGATACTGCCTTTTCTGCGGAAAAATGTATTCATGCAGATTACCCACCGACTTTTTTAGTGCATGCGGCGGCTGATCCTGTGGTTGTGGCAGAGAACAGTAGGAGGTATGCGCAGGGACTATCAGATTACAATGTTTCCAATCAATTGTGTATATTATATGGTATTGATAAAACTATTGCACACGGCTTCGGGTTAGGGCATCGTAATATTAATCTCCAATGGGAAAATCAGTTGACAAACTGGTTGAATACTACCCTGAATTAA
- a CDS encoding TspO/MBR family protein, whose product MWVRIIFFLIINFMALGIGGQFTAAGVASDWYARLPKAPWTPPSWMFGVAWSTIMVLLAIFMSRAMAHPTMRTAFIILFTVQWILNVAWNPLFFEFHWLGFALLDIVLLSVTVGVMLWLAANTMGAVALLILPYFIWLLIACSLNAYSLMQVMEKQT is encoded by the coding sequence ATGTGGGTTCGAATAATATTTTTTCTGATCATTAATTTTATGGCCTTGGGCATTGGTGGTCAGTTTACTGCGGCAGGTGTGGCCTCTGATTGGTACGCACGGCTTCCAAAGGCTCCCTGGACTCCTCCTTCCTGGATGTTTGGTGTCGCTTGGTCAACAATTATGGTCCTTTTAGCGATATTCATGAGTCGGGCAATGGCTCATCCAACAATGCGAACGGCCTTTATCATCCTTTTTACGGTTCAATGGATATTGAATGTGGCATGGAACCCACTGTTCTTCGAGTTTCACTGGCTTGGATTTGCTCTACTCGACATTGTACTGCTCTCCGTAACCGTTGGGGTGATGTTATGGCTGGCTGCCAATACCATGGGGGCGGTCGCTTTGCTTATCCTTCCCTACTTTATTTGGTTGCTAATTGCCTGCTCGCTAAACGCCTATTCTTTAATGCAGGTGATGGAAAAGCAGACTTAA